The genomic DNA AGCGGGCCGATCACGGGATCGCTCTGGGGCTCGGAGAGCCGCTCGATGAGCTCGAGGACCTCGGCGGCGGCCACCGGCGTCATCCCGGCGAGCCGCTCGAGCAGGGGCGCGTCACCCGCCATGGCTCAGCTTCCCGCACGCGTCGGCTCGCCGCGCATGTCGGCGCGGGCGAGGTCCCGGGCGCGCCCCGGCGGCACCAGGAGCGAGGCGCCCAGGGCCGCGACGCAGACCACGAGGCCGGTCACGAACACCCCGTGCAGGGCCTCCACGAGGGGCTGCCCCGCGGCGAGCCGCTGGCTCATCACGGCCCCCATCACCGAGACGCCGACGGCGCCGCCGACGGACATGAAGAACTGGACCACCGACGTCGCGATGCCGAGCTCGCTGCGCGGCACCGCGCTCTGCACCGCGATCAGCATCGGGACGATGACGAGGCCCATCCCGACGCCCGCCAGCAGGACGTCGCGCATCGCGCCGCCCATGCTGAGCCCCGAGTCCCACCGCGCGAGGAGGAGGAACGCCCCCGTCAAGCACGCGGCGCCGGCCATGACGACGCCCCGGTAGCCAACGCGCAGCACGAGCCGCGCGCTCGTCGCGGACAGCGC from Candidatus Methylomirabilota bacterium includes the following:
- a CDS encoding MFS transporter: TLAVFVAVERRAAEPIVPLGLFASRMLVAAVLTRSLAAMAMFGALAFVPLFVQAVTGASATRSGAVVAPFVLGWVALSATSARLVLRVGYRGVVMAGAACLTGAFLLLARWDSGLSMGGAMRDVLLAGVGMGLVIVPMLIAVQSAVPRSELGIATSVVQFFMSVGGAVGVSVMGAVMSQRLAAGQPLVEALHGVFVTGLVVCVAALGASLLVPPGRARDLARADMRGEPTRAGS